A genomic window from Sceloporus undulatus isolate JIND9_A2432 ecotype Alabama chromosome 9, SceUnd_v1.1, whole genome shotgun sequence includes:
- the PSMD8 gene encoding 26S proteasome non-ATPase regulatory subunit 8 — protein sequence MKRRGLRPGGVSGETAPRGGRKARAAGVANGCRFMAAMASGSVGGGGMPVLNGAEAAAASGAGLKEASGMYEQLRAEWNRKNLSLSKCGELLARLKLALLELNFLPTTGSKLTKQQLILARDILEIGAQWSILKKDIPSFERYMAQLKCYYFDYKDELPESAYKHQLLGLNLLFLLSQNRVAEFHTELERLPAKEIQTNVYIKHPVSLEQYLMEGSYNKVFLAKGNIPAESYAFFIDILLDTVRDEIASCIEKAYEKILFNEATRMLFFTPKKMTDYAKKRGWVLGPNNHYCFTGQQQKLEDATIPSTELAKQVIEYARQLEMIV from the exons ATGAAGAGGCGGGGCCTGAGGCCTGGAGGCGTTTCCGGGGAGACCGCGCCGCGCGGAGGCCGTAAAGCGAGGGCGGCGGGTGTCGCGAACGGGTGCCGATTCATGGCGGCGATGGCTTCGGGCTCTGTCGGAGGAGGAGGGATGCCGGTGCTGAACGGGGCGGAGGCGGCTGCGGCGTCAGGGGCCGGGCTGAAGGAGGCGAGCGGGATGTACGAGCAGCTGAGGGCCGAGTGGAACCGCAAGAACCTCAGCCTCAGCAAGTGCGGGGAACTCCTCGCCAGGCTCAAG TTAGCTCTGCTTGAACTCAACTTCCTGCCCACGACAGGCTCGAAACTGACTAAACAGCAGCTTATCTTGGCAA GAGACATCCTCGAAATTGGAGCTCAGTGGAGCATCCTGAAGAAAGACATCCCATCCTTTGAGAGATACATGGCTCAGCTCAAGTGCTACTATTTTGATTACAA AGACGAGTTACCAGAATCAGCTTACAAGCACCAACTGTTGGGCTTGAACCTTCTCTTCCTGCTGTCCCAGAACCGTGTTGCTGAGTTTCACACTGAGCTTGAAAGGCTGCCAGCAAAGGAAATTCAAACCAATGTCTACATCAAGCACCCTGTGTCTCTAGAGCAG TACCTGATGGAAGGCAGTTACAACAAAGTGTTCCTTGCTAAAGGCAACATCCCAGCAGAGAGCTATGCTTTCTTCATTGACATATTATTGGACACTGTCAG GGATGAAATTGCCAGCTGCATTGAGAAGGCTTATGAGAAAATTCTGTTCAATGAAGCCACTCGCATGCTCTTCTTCACCCCAAAGAAGATGACTGATTATGCCAAGAAG CGTGGCTGGGTCCTGGGCCCAAACAACCACTACTGTTTCACTGGTCAGCAGCAGAAACTTGAAGATGCCACCATCCCTTCAACAGAGCTAGCCAAACAAGTTATCGAATACGCTCGGCAGCTGGAGATGATTGTCTAG